One Burkholderia sp. PAMC 26561 genomic window carries:
- a CDS encoding ABC transporter substrate-binding protein produces MQRRTFIASGAALAAGTLIDTPFAFAQAKLEHPKVSIAVGGKNLFYYLPLTIAERRNYFKDEGLEIEISDFAGGAKALQAAVGGSADVVSGAFEHTLLLQAKGQMFREFVLQGRAPQIVLAVSKKAMPNYKGIADLKGKKIGVTAPGSSTSIMASFVLAKAGLTASDVSFIGVGAGAGAVAALQSGQIDAMANLDPVMTKLERSGDIRVISDTRTLADTRAVFGGDMPAGCLYASQSFITKNPNTTQALTNAMVRALKWLQTATGKDLISTVPEAYLLGDSSLYLDAWQHVKEAMSPDGLMPANGPATSLKTLQAFDETVKSKPIDLSKTWTNDFVKKALTSVKA; encoded by the coding sequence AAGCGGCGCGGCGCTCGCTGCCGGGACATTGATAGACACCCCATTCGCGTTCGCGCAAGCGAAGCTCGAGCATCCAAAGGTTTCGATCGCGGTCGGCGGCAAGAACCTGTTCTACTACTTGCCGCTCACCATTGCGGAGCGCCGCAACTACTTCAAGGACGAAGGGCTCGAGATCGAAATCTCCGACTTCGCCGGCGGTGCGAAAGCGTTGCAAGCCGCGGTGGGTGGCAGCGCGGACGTGGTGTCGGGCGCGTTCGAACATACGCTGCTGCTGCAGGCGAAGGGGCAGATGTTCCGCGAGTTCGTGCTGCAAGGGCGCGCGCCGCAGATCGTGCTGGCTGTGTCGAAGAAAGCGATGCCGAACTACAAGGGCATCGCCGATCTCAAAGGCAAGAAGATCGGCGTGACTGCGCCGGGTTCGTCGACATCGATCATGGCGAGCTTCGTTCTGGCAAAGGCCGGGCTCACCGCGAGCGACGTGTCGTTCATCGGCGTGGGCGCGGGAGCGGGTGCGGTCGCTGCATTGCAGTCGGGACAGATCGATGCCATGGCGAACCTCGATCCCGTCATGACCAAACTGGAACGCTCCGGCGACATCCGAGTGATCTCGGACACCCGCACGCTCGCCGATACCCGCGCGGTCTTCGGCGGCGACATGCCGGCAGGGTGCCTGTATGCGTCGCAGAGCTTCATCACGAAGAATCCGAACACCACCCAGGCGCTCACCAACGCGATGGTCCGTGCACTCAAGTGGCTTCAGACGGCAACGGGCAAGGACCTGATCTCGACGGTGCCCGAGGCATACTTGCTCGGCGACAGTTCGCTTTATCTGGATGCATGGCAGCACGTGAAGGAAGCCATGTCGCCCGATGGCCTGATGCCCGCAAACGGCCCTGCGACGTCGCTCAAGACGCTGCAAGCCTTCGACGAAACCGTAAAAAGCAAGCCGATCGACCTGTCGAAGACGTGGACCAACGACTTCGTGAAGAAGGCGTTGACCTCGGTCAAGGCATAA